Sequence from the Candidatus Omnitrophota bacterium genome:
CATCGCGACATCGGAGGCCGAAACGGTGGTAAAAGTAAAAGATGGCACCATGATAATGATAGCGGGGCTGATGAAAGAAGAGAACGTAGATGATATACAGGGCTGGCCTTATCTATCAAAGGTCAAAGTTCTGGACGCGGCTTTTGGTAATAGATCCACCCAGAGGAAGAATACCGAACTTATAATATTCATCACGCCTCATATAATAACGGGTGAAGCTCCCGTGGATGACCATACTATGGAGGATCTCTATCCGGCAGACGTTCTCCCCAGGCCGCTCAAAGAAGACCTTATAGATAAAAAAGTTGGAGAAATAGGAGCCAAAAAAGATAGACAGAATGCAAATAGCAAAAAAGAAGACATCGCTTCAAAGATGAAAGGGATAAAAAAATGAGAAATAAAGCATTTAGATTTATATGTTTTGTAATTTTTTTCTTTATGCTGGGGAGTGTAAATTTGTTCGCCGCCGATAAGGCATCGCTTGAAAAAGAGGTGGTAAAGCTGAAAGAGGAGAACGCGCTCTTAAGCTCTGAGCGGGCCGGCATGTACGAAGAATTAGGCATAGCGTATACTAAAGCAGGCCTTCTGGATGAAGCGATAGACGCTTATAAGAAGTCGTTATTTTATAATCCCAATAATGCCCAAATACACTATTATTTGGGGCTTCTTTACCAAAAGACAAGAAAAGACGTGGAAAAGGCCGTCTCCCATTTTAAAAGATATCTTTACCTTAATCCTGACGCCAAGAATAAGGATGAGGTAAGGTATTTGATAGAGATGGTGCAGAATAAAAGATAGAGGGGATAAGATGCCAAAAAAGAAGATAAATAAAAAAGATCAGGCCGTTTTTTACCTTATTGCCGGAATATCCGCGGCGCTTTCGATAATATTCTTTATCGGGCTTTCGGCTTTCTATGTGCAGAACATACGGCTCAAAAGTCATGAGGCCGCGCTGGAAAAGAACATAATTTCATTAAATGAGAACCTGCAGCAATGTCTTTTATCCGAAAAAGGCAGGACTAAAGCCGAGAATGACGCCGCGTCCTATCTTAAATGGAGATATGTGCTTAAAGATCAGGTTGATCAGACGGCCCGCATGTTTAATGACAGGATAAATACTATGAAGGGCGCAAAGAAGGACAAGTCTCTTACGGCCCTGTTGTATTATAATCTGGGGCTGGCCCATACTATAAACGCGGACTTCGCGCTTGCCCTGGATGCTTTCGAAGAGGCGATCAAGCTGGATCCGAGTTCCGGTTACAGTTATTACAATCTTGGATTGCTCTATTCAGCCTACAAAGATGATCCTAAGAAGGCCCTCGAATGCTATAAAAAATATATGGAAATATCCCCTAAGGGGTTATACGCGCAGACTGTAAAGGAAAGAATAAAGACGCTTGAGAGGTCAATGCCATGAAAGATAAAACTTTTTTAATAGTAGCGGCCGGGATAATAATAGTTTTAAGTATATTATGCGCTGTTTTTGTTCTTAATACCTATAATTTGAAAAATAAAGTTGCCCAGAGCAATAGTATTATAGGTAAGATAGAGTCCGAACTTGGCCGCGTGCGCGAGGAAAAAGAAGAGATAGCGCGCAAGAGCGAAAAACTCTCCTCCGATGCCGTTTCATACTTAGCGATAAATACAAAGCTGGCTGAAGAAAAAGATCAGTTGAATAAGAAACTGGAGGGCGCGCAGAAAATTATAGAAGCAAAAGAGGCGGATCTGCAGAGGTCGCAACAAAGGCTCAAGGACATAGAGAAAGAAGCCGTTACGGCTAAAAAAGCCAAAGATGACAAGCTGGCAAGAGAGAAGAGGTCTTTAGAGAAGAAGATAATCGCTACATCGGCAGCCATAAAAAAAGAGAGAGCGCTTTATCATTACAACTTAGGCGTGGCGTACGCGCAAGCCAAGCTTTATGATGAAGCGATAGAGGAATATGAAAAGTCGTTGGAATTTGACAGTGACAACGCGGACGCTCATTATAATTTAGGTATATTGTATGAGACGATTACCAGTGATGCCGAACGCGCGATGTCCCACTATAAAAAATATCTCGAAATTAATCCGCGGGCTGAAGATATTGATGAGGTAGCCGGCCGCATAAACAGGCTGAGTAAATGAGACATATTGTCACCGGGCTTGTTGCCCTTCTGATAATTTTGCTGATATTTATAGATGCGTACATTTTTATAGATAGCCAGATGTTAAAGAAGGCTATAGAGGCCAAGTCAAAAGAGCTTATACATAAAGTAAACGAAGATCAGAAGTTGATTAAAGAACGGATAGAGCGAATACACAAAGAAGATATGGCAGTTTTTTTTGAGAGATATAAAGAATTGGAAAAGGAAAAAAATAGAAGACGGGAAATGGAGAAAATTTTAAGCGATAAAAAAGTTAAATAAAATAAATTTGCCAAAACGAAAAACCGGTGGTATACTTATAGTAGAAGTAAGGAAAGTTAGTAATTAGGAAAAGGCAAACCCGTAGTAATACGGTGACGCAAAGCAGTGCGTCCGCCAAGTGCGGAACGGCAGGCTGCCAAAATTGCAAATATTGTTTCCCAGGCAAGGCAGCCTGGGATTTTTTTTCAAAATTTTGAAAAGTGCCACGCTGAAATGGTGTTTTAAATGACAAAAAGGAGATAGCAATGCCCAGAGTGCCACGCATATACATAGAAAACTCCATTTGCTACGTTACATCCCGGGGCGACCATGATGAGGTCATCTTTAGAGAGGGTGGTGACTATCAAATGTATCTGGAGTTATTAAAAAAGGCTAAAGAGCAATACAGGTTCAAGTTATTCGCGTTTTGCCTCCTTCCAAACCACCTGCACCTGCTCATAGAGCCGGATGATGAGGGCGCCATATCCCAGGTTATGCATGGCCTTAATTCGAATTATACAAAATACTTCAATGGCAAATATTCAAAGAGCGGCCATCTGTTTCAGGAAAGATACAAGATGGCGCTTATTGAAAAATCCCCGAATCTGTTGAATGTTACCGCTTATATACATTTAAATCCTAAGGCCCTGGGCATAGCCGCTGAAATTAAGGATTACCCCTATTCGAGTTACCCCGCTTACCTGAACGCGAAGACGGCCATTATAAATATAGGAGGAGAGGTAAGAGAGATATCGGGGTATCTTAGCGGAAAAAAATATGAAGATTTTATTTCCGGCATAGCGCTTGGCTTTTTGCAGGATCTCGGCAAAGAGCTGTCAAAAAGACCCATAATAGGATCCGATGAATTTGTGGAAAAGGTAAAGAATAAAATCGAGAGCGATAAATTAAGGGTCGCGGAAGGTTCGCTCTCCGGCTCCATGTTCGGTATTATGTCCGGCAGGAAATTTCTCGCGGCATCGGGTGTGGCAATTGTCCTGCTCGGGGCATTGACATTTTATCTTTATTCAAGGGCATCGGCATTCAAGGACAACCTTAAGAATAAGGAATCCGAATTCAGCGGCCGGTTATTAAAAGCTAAAGACGATCTTAAGAAAGATCTTGAAGGAAAATATCGCGCGGATATGGTCTCTTTTGAGGCGATGACAAAACGTCTTGAGATGGAGAAGCAAAAGGCCGGGGAGCTGGAAGAGCAGCTTAAATCCCAACAGCCTTAAAAAATCAGAAAGAAGATGATTACCATGAAGACAAATTTAATTGCAAAGAGGGCGTTTTCAGGTTTCGTGGTGACATGTTTTATGCTCTTCTCCTCCTTGTATATATGGGCCGCCTATTCCCAATGGACCGACTCGAACTGGGCCCCTACAAGCACTTATGTATACAAAACCGCCGCTATAAATACGTCCGGTCCGGGACTTAAGATTGATCCCGAAGTCGTGCCTGTTACAGATAGTGCCGCGAGCGATTTTTTAAAAGGTACGAAGGGTCCTAATGTAATGATAGCTGGAAGTCCCGATGCCAGCCTTGAACTTGCGCCCACAGTGGATCCTTTTCCCGCCACTCTCGGGCAATGGGGCGAGTTGCCGTCTATACCTGCCCCGGGCGTCTACACGCGTTATATGAGGATGGGCGATTATATATATTGCATATTTGCCTCTGGAGACGGCAGGCAATTCGGCAGGATAAAGATAAGTGATATGTCGGATCCCGCAAAATTTCCGAAATGGGAGTTTTTGGAGCCCCTGCCTGTGGGGGTATCGGCAGGCACCGCCGTTACTAATGACGGTGAGTATATATATGTATTGCGCGGCAGCGGTTCAAAAGAGGTTTATTTCTACCTTCCTCCGGAAATTACCGACCCGGATCCAGGTGATACCAAATTTCCATTCCTCTCTCCCGGTCCGGGCGAGTGGAAGAAATTTGGTACCGATACAATTCGTCTTACACAGGCTGCCAATGTTGGAGCGGATATTGCGCATACAGGTAGTCCTCTGTCTACAAAAAACGGTTATCTATATGTATTGAGCGGGGGAGATTCAAGTATATACTCCCGGTATGACCCCAACGGCATTCTTAGTAATCTATGGGGAGGCCGCGCCGGGCTGACCGGTATTTTGGTTAATAGCGGAGCAAGTTTGTCCGTCAAGCCAGGCGATAATTATATCTATGCTTCGATACCGAATACGAATAACATTAGGAAATATACAATTACCGATAATGTCTGGGCAACGAATATGCCTCCATTGCCTGTGGATACCGCAGGCCATTCGCCGAGTTTTACGAGAGGCGCCAGGATATATTATCCCGGCTCCGGCGAATATTTATATGCATGCGGCATTTCAGAGACTTATGTGGGCCCTTACTACACGACAAAAACAAACCGCGGATTTTATAGATTTGGCCCTATTACCGGGACGCCGGCCTGGACACGTCTGGATGACTTACCCGCCCAGCTTTCAGAATATGGTTTCGTGATATACGATCCTGATATTGGCACCGCGAGTGAAGGCACGCGGCTGCATCTCGTTTCAGGGAAAAATTATACACGTCCGTGGGAATACAGCGTTACAAATAGTAAATGGAATACCCTTTCACAGGCGCCTCTTAGGAAAAATGGCATGGCATTGATCTCTCCAGGCCCCGGCAGCGACTATCTCTATTATGTGCCGGCAGATACAACTAATAATTTTTTCCGCTACACGATCTCCCGTAATAGATGGGAAGAGTTGAAGTCTTTGCCGGATAATATCGGCTCTGCCGGAAACCGTATCACGTATCTCAACGGATATGTATATTGCTTGCAGGGAAATAACAATAGTGGTTTCTGGCGTTACGATGTCAGTCAAGCTCCTGGAGCTGATAGCTGGGACATATCCCTTCCTCCCTTTCCTCTTACAGCGGGCGGCGGATCCGGAATAGTCGGTGTCAGATCGGGGGGCAATGATTATATATACGCCTTGCGCGCAAGCGGTACCAATACTTTTTATAGGTATGGTGTTACCAGCCAGGCATGGGAACCAATGGCAAATGCGCTGAATGTGTTTAGTGGGAACGGTATGGTATATCCGGGTTATCAGGAATCAGATGGCTATACCTATATATATGCCTCGTCAGATGGTGGTAGCGGCAACTTCTATAGATATGGGCCTATAGAGGAGGACGTGGATGGAAATGGGGATGGCGTTATAGGCCAATGGCAGGCGAGAGCGCCGACTCTGTTTGGGAATGGAGCCGGATTTATGGGTATAGGAGCCCACTTATATTATGTAGGCGAAGGAAAGATACGCGCTTCTCTTAAAAGTGGTACCTCTCAAAATCTTGTCTATTACATCGATACAAATATCTGGGAACTTAAAGAGCCCCTTCCATTTTATGATGGTATCAGCGCGCTTACTTCAGATGAGACAAGCATCTATGCTCTTTATGGTTATAGCGATGGCGGGTTCGCCAGATTTGATCTGGCCGGCCAATCATGGAATGAACCTGTGGTAAGCAGACATGGCTCTATCGCAGGTAATGCCGTAAGTGATAAGGATAAGAATATATATTTCGCATATGGGTACACCTGGTATAACACAGGTATGGATGCCTGGCATATATGGGTCTATTCACCGTCTTTAAGGCGCTGGACAGGTCTGATGAGGTGTCCTTTCTGGATAGCCAAAGGCACAAAGGCTGCCTATCTACAGGGTAAGAACGCTCTATTTATTACAAAAGGATCCGGATCAACCAAGCTTTATAAATATGATGTATCCTCGGGTCAATGGAGCGACTGCAACCCCGGAGACAGATTTTATGCCAATACACAGGTATGCGCAGGATATACAGAGAACGGCACTATGGAGGCAGTATATGCCGTAGGAGGACCGAGTGGCAATACCCTATATATGTATTCTCCGGATGCGGATAGCTGGACATCGCTTATTACAGGGTTGCAGGTTTCTACCAAGCAATCTAATGTTATGGCGTATGTAAACGGTAAGATTTATGTGATAGCATTGGGGACCGGGGATCTTTACGCTTTCGATGGAACCAGCTGGGAACCGAAGGGGAAAATAGGGGGCGCAAATCCGGTATCTACGGATGAAGGCTGCGCTTTATTCAATAAGTCCGGTTCTAATTACCTGTATTGCATACCGTCATCTCCATCCGATTTATTTTTAAGATATGATACAACTGCGCAGACGTGGAGCCAGCTTAAGTCTCTCCCAGCTATACCATCGCCCCTACAGCAGTTTACCAGTATAGCGGCTACCAGCATAGTGGATACAGGGGAAGATTGGTTATACGCGTATAACGCGACATGGGGTGAGAATTTTATACGTTATCACACCGTAAAAGATACATGGGACACATCGAAGTTTTT
This genomic interval carries:
- a CDS encoding tetratricopeptide repeat protein is translated as MRNKAFRFICFVIFFFMLGSVNLFAADKASLEKEVVKLKEENALLSSERAGMYEELGIAYTKAGLLDEAIDAYKKSLFYNPNNAQIHYYLGLLYQKTRKDVEKAVSHFKRYLYLNPDAKNKDEVRYLIEMVQNKR
- a CDS encoding tetratricopeptide repeat protein, with the translated sequence MPKKKINKKDQAVFYLIAGISAALSIIFFIGLSAFYVQNIRLKSHEAALEKNIISLNENLQQCLLSEKGRTKAENDAASYLKWRYVLKDQVDQTARMFNDRINTMKGAKKDKSLTALLYYNLGLAHTINADFALALDAFEEAIKLDPSSGYSYYNLGLLYSAYKDDPKKALECYKKYMEISPKGLYAQTVKERIKTLERSMP
- a CDS encoding tetratricopeptide repeat protein, with the protein product MKDKTFLIVAAGIIIVLSILCAVFVLNTYNLKNKVAQSNSIIGKIESELGRVREEKEEIARKSEKLSSDAVSYLAINTKLAEEKDQLNKKLEGAQKIIEAKEADLQRSQQRLKDIEKEAVTAKKAKDDKLAREKRSLEKKIIATSAAIKKERALYHYNLGVAYAQAKLYDEAIEEYEKSLEFDSDNADAHYNLGILYETITSDAERAMSHYKKYLEINPRAEDIDEVAGRINRLSK
- a CDS encoding transposase — translated: MPRVPRIYIENSICYVTSRGDHDEVIFREGGDYQMYLELLKKAKEQYRFKLFAFCLLPNHLHLLIEPDDEGAISQVMHGLNSNYTKYFNGKYSKSGHLFQERYKMALIEKSPNLLNVTAYIHLNPKALGIAAEIKDYPYSSYPAYLNAKTAIINIGGEVREISGYLSGKKYEDFISGIALGFLQDLGKELSKRPIIGSDEFVEKVKNKIESDKLRVAEGSLSGSMFGIMSGRKFLAASGVAIVLLGALTFYLYSRASAFKDNLKNKESEFSGRLLKAKDDLKKDLEGKYRADMVSFEAMTKRLEMEKQKAGELEEQLKSQQP